In a genomic window of Akkermansia massiliensis:
- a CDS encoding PTS sugar transporter subunit IIA: MADNLQIHVRTFQPATTQEQALETLTDSMAEVLDERQLRHIKNAVLLREETQTTYLDHGLAVPHGRTSALDSMQVTVGISPEGVLWPDDARNAHLIVMLGVPTAMVTGYLTTMQKLLRWHKNAPLGPNGEWTGDEASLLASLQHALQ; encoded by the coding sequence GTGGCAGACAATCTTCAAATTCACGTACGCACGTTCCAGCCCGCAACCACTCAGGAACAGGCTCTGGAAACCTTGACGGATTCCATGGCGGAAGTCCTTGACGAACGTCAGCTAAGGCACATCAAGAATGCGGTCCTTCTGCGCGAGGAAACGCAAACCACCTATCTGGACCACGGCCTGGCCGTCCCCCACGGGCGCACCAGCGCGCTGGACTCCATGCAAGTCACCGTAGGCATCAGTCCGGAAGGCGTCCTCTGGCCGGATGACGCACGCAATGCCCACCTCATCGTGATGCTGGGCGTTCCCACCGCCATGGTGACCGGCTACCTGACCACCATGCAGAAGCTGCTGCGGTGGCATAAAAACGCTCCCCTGGGCCCCAACGGGGAATGGACGGGAGACGAAGCCAGCCTGCTGGCGTCCCTTCAACACGCCCTGCAATGA
- a CDS encoding YcxB family protein — MMQDSEVIKLVKPVPSDRLATQVLVMWYNTVRPKWKKPLDLAITAFFVLMTLYSFSLRPLPIFAWLSLAGALMAIILSWFYVPFLAKAALAANKKVPMYHQEKDYVFHEDYMTFSSKDVEPMNIPYDRFTTLCKTRHALLFLFGKKLVLWLPLKLMSTDQLESIMRRFRNHGVEVRDIS; from the coding sequence ATGATGCAGGATTCAGAGGTCATCAAACTCGTCAAGCCCGTGCCTTCCGACCGCCTGGCGACCCAGGTGCTGGTGATGTGGTACAATACGGTGCGCCCCAAGTGGAAGAAACCGCTGGATCTGGCCATCACCGCCTTTTTTGTGCTGATGACGCTGTACTCCTTCTCCCTGCGCCCGCTGCCCATATTCGCGTGGCTGTCCCTGGCCGGGGCGCTGATGGCGATCATCCTGTCCTGGTTCTATGTTCCCTTTCTGGCGAAGGCCGCCCTGGCCGCGAACAAGAAGGTGCCCATGTACCATCAGGAAAAGGATTACGTCTTCCATGAGGATTACATGACTTTCTCCAGCAAGGACGTCGAGCCCATGAATATCCCCTACGACCGCTTCACTACCCTGTGCAAGACGCGCCACGCCCTGCTGTTCCTGTTCGGCAAGAAGCTGGTGCTGTGGTTGCCGCTCAAGCTCATGAGCACGGATCAATTGGAAAGCATCATGCGCCGGTTCCGGAACCACGGCGTGGAAGTCCGGGATATTTCCTGA